In the Salvia miltiorrhiza cultivar Shanhuang (shh) chromosome 8, IMPLAD_Smil_shh, whole genome shotgun sequence genome, CATAATCTTATCCACTCCACCTCTCTAAACTCAAAATTTGTAccccaaaaatcaaaataaattaagacAAAAAGAGAACCCAATGTACAGGTAGCCGGTGGGTGAATCCTAGGGCTAAGTAATGCACGTATTCaaggaaaaaataatattactatATATAGCTGATATCATATTAATTAATCCGCTGAATTTAAGCTCGAAATTATGGAGTATGAAGATCAAGAAGAGGAGCAAGAGGGAGAGGTAGGCTACAACAATGAGCCGGGCAACAAGATCCCGAGCCCGCCGGCGCTGCGGAAGGCCCGGTACAAGGAGTGCCTCAAGAACCACGCCGTGGGCATCGGGGCCCACGCCGTGGACGGCTGCGGCGAGTTCCTCCCGGCGGGGGACGACGGCTCGCTCGAGTCCCTCAAGTGCGCCGCGTGCGGCTGCCACCGCAACTTCCACCGCCGGGAGAGCGAGGGCTACGGCAACCAGCAGCTAGTTTTGGCCCACCACCCGCACCCACTCGGCCACTTCGGGTACCGGAGCTCGGGGGGGTACCTCCAGGTGGGGCCGCCGCAGAGGGCGGCGCCAGTGGCCCTGGCTCTGCCGTCGAGCTCGGGCGGCGCGGGGGAGATGGAGGATTACTACTCGGGAGGCGGCGGGGGAAGCTCGAAGAAGCGGTTCCGCACGAAATTCACGGCGGAGCAGAAGGATAGGATGCTGAGGCTGGCGGAGCGGCTGGATTGGAAAATCCAAAAGCAGGATGAGGAATTGGTGCAGCAATTCTGCAGCGAAGCGGGCATCAAGAGGCACGTGCTCAAGGTGTGGATGCATAACAACAAGCACACTCTTGGTAAGAAAGCCTAGCTAATTAACCCAACCCAACCCAACCCGGATTCATTTCTGTCGGAATATATG is a window encoding:
- the LOC131001481 gene encoding zinc-finger homeodomain protein 2-like isoform X2, which codes for MEYEDQEEEQEGEVGYNNEPGNKIPSPPALRKARYKECLKNHAVGIGAHAVDGCGEFLPAGDDGSLESLKCAACGCHRNFHRRESEGYGNQQLVLAHHPHPLGHFGYRSSGGYLQVGPPQRAAPVALALPSSSGGAGEMEDYYSGGGGGSSKKRFRTKFTAEQKDRMLRLAERLDWKIQKQDEELVQQFCSEAGIKRHVLKVWMHNNKHTLEKPEAFCTAFIACVVDFTAIACLHFILCTSNAINYIDWIEKEDKGRRRRTHA
- the LOC131001481 gene encoding zinc-finger homeodomain protein 1-like isoform X1, which gives rise to MEYEDQEEEQEGEVGYNNEPGNKIPSPPALRKARYKECLKNHAVGIGAHAVDGCGEFLPAGDDGSLESLKCAACGCHRNFHRRESEGYGNQQLVLAHHPHPLGHFGYRSSGGYLQVGPPQRAAPVALALPSSSGGAGEMEDYYSGGGGGSSKKRFRTKFTAEQKDRMLRLAERLDWKIQKQDEELVQQFCSEAGIKRHVLKVWMHNNKHTLEKPEAFCTAFIACVVGRISNFVLLFFSFCISWEKFLLTFFFLLFHHTPLAHLLNVDGAKINSFFPPSFPFFFSFYFFQISQPLRACISSFVPQMQ
- the LOC131001481 gene encoding zinc-finger homeodomain protein 2-like isoform X4: MEYEDQEEEQEGEVGYNNEPGNKIPSPPALRKARYKECLKNHAVGIGAHAVDGCGEFLPAGDDGSLESLKCAACGCHRNFHRRESEGYGNQQLVLAHHPHPLGHFGYRSSGGYLQVGPPQRAAPVALALPSSSGGAGEMEDYYSGGGGGSSKKRFRTKFTAEQKDRMLRLAERLDWKIQKQDEELVQQFCSEAGIKRHVLKVWMHNNKHTLAISIGSRRKIKVEEEEHTPDEDEEPTTFFLFFEAE
- the LOC131001481 gene encoding zinc-finger homeodomain protein 2-like isoform X3, which gives rise to MEYEDQEEEQEGEVGYNNEPGNKIPSPPALRKARYKECLKNHAVGIGAHAVDGCGEFLPAGDDGSLESLKCAACGCHRNFHRRESEGYGNQQLVLAHHPHPLGHFGYRSSGGYLQVGPPQRAAPVALALPSSSGGAGEMEDYYSGGGGGSSKKRFRTKFTAEQKDRMLRLAERLDWKIQKQDEELVQQFCSEAGIKRHVLKVWMHNNKHTLDFTAIACLHFILCTSNAINYIDWIEKEDKGRRRRTHA